The DNA segment GGGTCCCCTGCGAATGGGACGGGTGGACGTGCTGCCGCAGCACCCGGTGGAGTTCGTGAGGATCGCGGATGAGATCACGGCGGCGGAAGCATCGCTGGAAACCCTTTTCCACACGGAGGTTCTCGCGGCCCGGCGGGACGGCGGCCAGTGGCACGTCACGGTGGGCGGGCGCGGCGGAGTGCGCGACATTTCCGCGACCGCGCTGGTGGATGCGTCCGGAGATGCGGTGGTGGCTGGCTTTCTCGGCGGTGGCGCGGAAATGACGGAGAGCCCAGGACTGCAGAGGCCCGCCTATGTCTTCGGCATCCAGGGCATGCCGGGCTTCGACGATGCCGCACGGCTCCAGGCTGCGGGGTGGATCGTCGAGGGGGTGCGGAAAGGAATGCTGCCGAAGTCCGCGATGGGCCTCAGTTTCCGCGCATCCGGCAGGCCGGGTGAGATCTTCGGCTCGCTGGATCTCACGGGTGGGGAGTCCGTCTCCGGATACGATCCTCTGGACCCACGGTGTCTTTCCTCACTGGAGTCCGGGGGGCGGAAGATCGCGGCGGACGTGCTGCGCTTTCTCTCCGGCAGCAGCGACGGGTGGAGGGAGGCCTACATCAGCCAGTGGCCGGTCCGCGCCGGGGTGCGGGAAAGCCGCCGCTGGATCGGGGAATATGTGCTGGCCGCGGAGGACCTGCTGGAAGGACGGCGGTTCAACGATGAGATCGCGCTGGCAACCTGGCCGATGGAACTGCGTGAAACGGTGAAGGGGCCGAAGCTGCGCTACCCCAGGGACAACCGCCCGGCGGGCATCCCCCTGCGCTGCCTGAAAGCGCGTGGCATCCCCGGACTTTTCGTGGCCGGGCGCTGCCTTTCCGCGGACCATGAAGCGCAGGCCTCCATCCGTGTGATGGGCACCTGTTTCGCGACCGGCGGAGCTGCGGGGGAGGCAGCGGCGGAATGGGCGCGGACGGGATCATTTTAAACTCCCAACGCGGAGGGGAGGACTGTTAGCATCAGTCCGAGATTACCCGTCCAGATGACCTTTTCCCTCCGCCCATCCCGGCTCCGCGTTCTACTCCCCGCCTTGCTCACGTTGATCGCCGCCCTGCCGGCCTCCGCACTGGAGAAGGTGACGCTGCAGCTCAAGTGGACCCACCAGTTCCAGTTCGCGGGCTACTATGCGGCGGTGGAGAAAGGCTACTACCGGGAAGCGGGTCTGGACGTGGAGATCCGCGAGGCGTTGCCGGAACAGGACACGGCCCGCGAGGTGACGAAGGGGAACGCGGACTTCGGAGTGGGAACGTCGAACCTCGTCCTGCTGCGCGCCCAGGGGGAGCCGGTGGTGGTGCTGGGGGTGATCTACCAGCACTCCCCCTTTGTGCTCATATCGACCCAGGCCTCCGGGATCCAGGACATCCACGAGCTGTCCCGCCGGAAGATCATGATGGAGCTGGATGCCGCGGAGTTGCTGGCCTACTTCAAGCATGAGGGCATCGACGTCTCGAAGGTGGACGTCCGTCCCCATACCTTCCGCCTGGAGGACCTGCTGGAGGACAAGGTGCAGGGCATGGCGTGCTACTCCACGGACCAGCCCTTTTTCCTGAAGGAAAAGGGAATCCCCTACCAGGTGTTCAACCCCAGGGCGGGTGGGATCGACTTCTACGGCGACAACCTGTTCACCACGGAGAAGCAGATCCGGGAGAACCCGGAGCGGGTGAAGCGATTCCTGGACGCCAGCCTCCGCGGCTGGAAATACGCCATGGCCCACCAGGAGGAAATGGTGGATCTCATCCTGAAGAAATACCCCCAGGACCACTCCCGGGACCATCTGTTGTTCGAGGCCGCGGAATCCGTGAAGCTGATCCATCCGGAGCTGATCGAGCTGGGCTACGTCAATCCGGGCCGCTGGGAAAGCATCGTGAAAGCCTATGCGGATCTCGGCTTCCTGAAGGACAAGGTGGACCTGAAGTCGTTCATCTATGAGCGTGATCCGAAGCCGGACCTCCGCTGGGTCTATTGGTCGCTGGGCGCCATCGCCGTGGTGGCGGCGGCCTTCGGCCTGTGGACGCTCATGACGGCTAGGATGAACCGCCTGCTGCGTGAGGAAGTGGCCGCGCGGAAGGACGCGGAGGCCCGCGCTCTGGCGGAGAACGCGGCGAAGTCCCGGTTCCTCTCCGTGCTGGCCCATGAGGTGCGCACCCCGCTGTCCGGCATCCTCAGCTCCCTGTGGCTCTACAAGACCTCGGAAACCCAGGAGGAAAAGGACCAGGTGGTGGAGATCGCGGAGATGTCATCGAACCACCTGCTCCGTCTGGTGGACAACACCCTCGACCATTCCAAGCTGGAAGCCGCGAAAATGGATGTGGAGAAGATGCCGGTCATAATCGACGAGTTCCTCGACCGCATCGTGGAGCTGTTCCATGCCGCGGCGAACGCGAAGGCGATCTCCCTGGAAATGGAGATCGACCCGGCGATGCCGGACACGATCACGACGGATCCGACGCGCCTGCGGCAGATCCTCTCCAACCTCATCTCCAATGCGGTGAAGTTCACCTCGAAGGGTGGCGTGAAGGTCGTCGCCACGCAGGAAACCCCCTACTCCACCGTCGAGTTCAAGGTGCAGGATACCGGTCCCGGCATCAGCCCGGACCAGACGGAGAAAATCTTCGAACCGTATGCGCAGGCGGATCCGTCCGTGTCCCGTGAACACGGCGGGACGGGACTGGGACTGTCCATTTCCTCCCAACTGGCACGCCTGCTGGGTGGCGAAGTCCGTGTGGAAAGTAAGCCGGGTGAGGGCGCCACCTTCACGCTGAGCATCCCGGACATGAACAAGAAGTAGCCCGGTGGCGGAACCCCGCTCAGGGCACCTTCATCACCTCCTGAAGCCGGGCGAGGGCGGTCCTGCCGATCTCCACCGGTTCCTCCAGCCCGCGCAACCAGACCTGGGCGCCGTTCCGCGACAGGCGTTCGACCTTTGCGACACGCTCAAGGTTGATGATGAGGGAGCGGTCCAGGCGGATGAATGGAGGAGACGGGAGGATTTCCTCGAACTCGCCGATCCGCCTGCAGGCGAGGATCGCCGGCTGCTGGACATCCCGGACCCAGGTGAAATCCCCGTCCGCCTTCAGCGAGGCGACAGTGGGCAGGGGCAGGAAAATCGTGCGCTCCGTGCTGCGCACGCAGATGCGGTCCATCGGTTCATGGCGGACGGCGGGGTTCTCGTCTTCGGTGAAAAGACGCTCCAGCCGCTTGGCGGTGGAGGCGAACCGTTCCGGGGACACCGGCTTGAGGAGGTAATCCACCGCGTCCAGGGTAAAGGCGTCCACCGCGTAGGTGGGCCATGCGCTGGCGAAGACGACCTTCGGCGGATTTTTCAGGCTCGCGAACAACTCCAGTCCGGTGAGGCCGGGCATCTGCACGTCGAGCAGCAGCACGTCCGGATTCAGTTCATCGATCATCACGAGGGCCTTTTCCGCCCCGTCGGCTTCGCCGATCCACTCCAGAAAGGAGTGCTGGCCGATGAGGCGACGCATGACCATCCGTTGCACCGCAACGTCATCGACGACCATCACCCTTATGCGCAGACCCATTACAGGCGTCACGCTAGGAAGGCTTCACGCCATTTCAAGCGGATAGACGACGTGTTTTTTGCTTTTGCCCGTTTATGGAATCCGGTGCCGGATTCATGGAGTGGGGATTAACCAACCGGCGGAATCCGTGGTTTCCTCCGCCTGTCGGACGTGATGTCCATGATCCGGCACCACCCCGAAATTTTCCTGCTTTAGGATAGCCCGAGCTGACGTGGCGGAGCCCCCCGCCCGCCACGTCGGTGAGGACGGGCTGAGGGAGAACGCGCGGCCGCCCTGCCTATGGCGCGGGAACGGCCCGGTAGAACCGGCGTGGCGGCCGGGGGCCGGGATTGAACGGATCCAGGACCGTAAGGTTTCCTCCGCCATCTGAAAAGATCACGCCGCCGAAGGGAGTCCACGGGTCGTCGAGATCGTCGCTGTATTCGAACGTGTGGTTCATCCCCCGTTCCCCTTTCAGGCGGATGACGGCACCCCCGGCGGTGAATTCGATCGTCGGCAGATCGATCGGGGCGCCGTATTCGACGGCACCGATGTCCGCGCCGTCGCCGCCCGCGGCATTGGGGATCGCGGCGTCGTCCACGAAACGGCTGCGGCCCCGTTGGTCATCCAGGGCTTCCGCGGTGGTCTTCCCCTGGTCCACCAGCGGGCTGTCCGCCAGCGGGAGCATGGTGTTGGTGGAGCCACCGTTGCTCTGGAACGCGCCGAGCTTGGGATCGCGCGGGGATTGCTCCGTCCCGGTCAGGTCGGTGGCCTGGGCAAAGGCGCGCACCTCATGCTCGCCCGCGGGGAAGCCGTTGGTGGCGCCGATGAAGTTGTAGCCGTCCGAGGTGAAGGCACCCCGCACGTCACGGTGCCGGGCATAGCCCGTGACCGTGTTGGCCGCGACCACGGTGCTGGAGAGCGTGCAATTTCCTCCGGCACTGAAGATCCCGCCGATGCCGGGGGCGTCCGTCGCGGTGGCGGTGTTCCCGCTGACGGTGCAGTTGCGGAGGACGGTGGTGCCGTTGTTGTAGATGCCCCCGCAGGCCCAGCCGGTGCGGCTGGTTCCGCTGCCACCGGTGGCGGTGTTTCCCTGGAAGGTGGAGGACCTGGCGGTGAAAATTCCAGAGGCGACATGGACGCCCGCGCCCATGGCGTCATATCCGTATCGGTTTCCGGAAACATTCATACCCGTGGCGGTGTTTCCGCTCACGCTGCTGCGGACCAGCGTGAGCGTGCCGCCATTGACGAAGATGCCACCACCGCTGGAGACGAAGTAGGCGGGGGACTGCACCTGGTTGCCGGAGATCGAGCAATCCTGGATGACAAGATCACCACTGGACGAGATCCCTCCCCCACTCTGGTTCATGGCCGTTACTTTCCCTCCGGAAATGGTGATGCCGGAGATGAGATGCGGCCCGCCCGACACGCCGAACACACGCAGCGCGCCGCCACCAGACACCGTGAGCGCACGCGCTCCCGGACCGAGGATGGATACCGGGGAGCTGAGGCTCAACTGGCCGAGCGCGGGACTGAGGGTGAGGGTGCCGCCCAGATTCTCCGCGAAGACGATGATGGCAGGCTGGCCGGATGTGGCGGCCGCGCCGATGGCCTCCCGCAACGTGCAATCCCCGGTGAGGGCGGTGCCGTTGTTCCGGTCCGCCAGGGTGGAGACCACGAAGCGCGGGCCGGTCTGCACCTGCGCCCCGGCCTCCGCCGGAAGAATCAACAACAACGGTAGGAGGCTCCGGAACTTCATCAATCTCGCCCCGAGATAAAACCGCCCGGGGCAGATCTCGTCAGCAATAATCGGGAAAGGCGGACGGACGCCCCACGCGGTCACGCCGTGGCGAGCGGTGCGGCGGCCGGGATTTCCTCCGTCTCCGCCTCCTCATCCTCATGGCGGCGGTGCTTCGCCGCGATGATGACGTAGAACGCTGGCACCACGAACAGGGTGAAGACGGTGCCGACCAGCATGCCGGTGACCAGCACGATTCCGATGCTGTTCCGCGCTTCCGCCCCCGGACCGGTGACCAGCACCAGCGGGAAGTGGCCGAAGACGGTGGCCGCCGTGGTCATGAGCACCGGCCGCAGCCGGGTGAGGGCCGCTTCCTTCAACGCCTCCACTTTCTCCAGTCCACGGGTCTGCAGTTCGTTCGCGAACTCGACGATCAGGATGCCGTTCTTCGCGATCAGTCCCACCAGCGTGATGAGGCCGACCTGGGAGTAGATGTTGATGGTGGTGAAGCCGAGGAAGGTGAAGACGAGCGCGCCGGAGATGGCGAGCGGCACCGACCCGAGCAGCACGATGAGCGGATCCCGGAAGCTGTGGAACTGGGCCGCCAGCACGAGGTAGATGAGGATGATGGCGAAGCCGAGCGTGACCACCAGCGCGGAGCCTTCCTTGCGGATCTGGCGGGACTCGCCCGCGTGGTCCATGACCAGGTCCTTGCCCATGGCTTTTTTCGCGGCGTCCTCCAGCACGCGGAGGCCGGCTTCCTTCGTCACGCCGGGAGCCACGCCGCCGAAGATCTTCACCGCATTCTGTTGCTGGAAGCGGTTCAGGGTGCGCGGCGAGGTCCGCGCCTCCACGGTGGCGAAGGAGGAAACGGGCAGCAGGTCCCCCGCCGGGGTCTTGATCTTCATGTCCAGCAACGGCCCGACGGCGGAGCGGTTCTCATCCCCGAGCTGCGGGATCACCTTGTAGCTGCGGTCGAAGTAGTTGAAACGGTTCACATACGCGCCACCGAGGAGCGTGCCGAGTTCCTGGCCGACCGCGGCGAGGTCCAGCCCCAGGTCCGCGAGCTGCTCGCGGTCGATGTTCACGCGGGCTTCAGGACGGTCGATCTTGAGGTCGGTGTCCACGTAAAGGAACTGCCCGCTGGCGAATCCGGCGCCGATGACCTGCTGCGCGACCGGCAGCAGGTCCTCCACCGGGCCGTCGGTGAGCAGCACCAGCTCGACATCATATTGGCCGGGAGTCGGCAGCGGAGGGTCCAGCCGCGGGAAGACGCGGATGCCAGGAACCTGGGAAACGCGGCCGAAAAGCTCGCCGTACATTTCCTCGGTCGTGCGCCCGCGGTCCTTCCAGTCCTTCGCGGACATGCCGCCGAAGCCGCCCCAGTTGGTGGTCAGCGACCACATGTATTCCGCCTCCGGCATGGAGGTGACAGCATCGACGACCGCCATGGAGTCCCGGTTTGACGCCTCCACCGTGGAGTCCGGGGAGGTGTCCATGAAGACGCTGATGTGGCTCTGGTCCTCCACCGGCGCCATCTCCCGCTGGGAGAACAGATAGAACGGAACTGCGGCGAGCATGACCACGAAGGACACGCCGACGATGACCCACCGGATGCGCAGCGCGCCGTCCAGCGCCACGCCATAGGCCGCCTTCACCTTGTCGAAGATGCGGTTCACGAACTTCGTCAGCCTGCCTTCATGGCCGCCGGCGTGGATGAACTTCGAGCTCATCACCGGGGACAACGTCAGCGCGACGAAGCCGGACACCACCACCGCCGCCGCCAGCGTGATGGCGAACTCCAGGAACAGCGAGCCGGTCAGGCCACCCTGGAAGCCGATGGGCGCGTACACCGCCGCCAGCGTGATGGTCATCGCGACAATGGGACCCTGCAGCTCCCGTGCGCCGAGCAACGCCGCCTGCATGCGCGACTTCCCTTCCCGCACGTGCCGTTCGATGTTCTCCACCACGACGATGGCGTCATCCACCACCAGGCCGACCGCCAGCACGATGGCGAGGATGGTCAGCAGGTTCAGCGAGAAACCGAGAGCGAGCATGATGGCCGCCGCGCCGATGAGCGAGATGGGCATGGCGATGAGCGGCACCAGCGCGGTGCGGATGGAACCGAGGAAAAGGAACACCGCCAGGCCGACGATGAGCACCGTCTCCAGCAGCGTCTTGCTGATCTCCTTCAGCGCGCTGCGCATGAACATGGTGCCGTCATAAACCAGCTTCATCCTCATGTCCTTCGGCAGCGTGGCCTGGATCTCCTCCATCTTCGCGGTGAGCGCCTGCTGGATCTCGATCTCGTTGGAGCCGACCAGCGGCCACACGCCCAGATAGACGGACTCCTGCTTGTTTTCCTTCGCCACGTAGTCCGGCTCCTCCGCGCCCAGCTTCACATCCGCCACATCACTGAGGCGGACGATGCTGCCCTCCCGCTCGGAGACGATGATGTTGGAGAACTCCTGCTCGGTCCGCAGGTCGGTGTTCGCCAGCAGGTTGATCTCCACGAGGTTCCCTTTCGTGCGGCCGACGGCGGCGAGGAAATTGTTCCGCACCAGGGCGTTCTGGACGTCCCCCGGAGAGAGGTTCAGCGCGGCGAGGCGGTCCGGATCGATCCACACCCGCATCGCGATGGGGCGGGCGCCTTCCAGCGTCACGCGCTGCACCCCCGGCAGCGTGGAGAACTGCGGTTGCATGGTGCGGGTCAGCCAGTCCGTCATCGCCGGCACATCCCGCTCCGTGGAGGTGAAGCTCAGATAGAACGTGGCATACGGACGGTCGGCCCGCTGGATCTCCACCAACGGCGGCTCCGCCTCCGCGGGCAGTTCCGCGCGCACCTGCTGGAGACGTGCCGTGACCTCCGCCAGCGCGGCGGTCGTGTCATGGTTCAGCTTCAGCCGCACCGTCACGATGCTGGTGCCCGCCCGGCTGGTGGACTCCACGTGATCGACGCCGCCGATCTGGGACACCACTTTCTCGATGGGTGTGGTGAGGAAGCCCCGCACCGTCTCCGCGCTCGCGCCGTAATAGACGGTGGTGATGATGACGGAGGAACTTTCCAGCTTCGGGAACTGCTGGACGGGCAGCGAGTAGATGGCCCGCCAGCCGACGAGGACGATGACCAGGTTGACCACGATGGCCAGCACCGGAAACTTGATGAAGATATCGGTGAACGATTTCACTGCGGATCTGGAGTTGGGGTTGTCCGGCGGCTCAGTTGGCCTGGCCTGCGGCGGCGGCCTTCGGGGCGGCGGCCACGGCGACCAGCGCACCTTCCCGGAGTTTGAACGAACCGGCGGTGGCGACGATTTCGCCCGGCTTCAGGCCGGACTCGATCACGATGAAGTCCCCGTTCATCGGTCCGCTTTTCACGAGGCGCTGCTGTGAGCGGGGATTGCCCTTGGGATCATTCGCGACGACGAAAACATGGTCTCCCTCCGGCCCGCGGCGCAGGGCGCTCACCGGAACGGTGACCACCTTCCGGGCTTCCCCGACAGGGACGCGCACCCGGACGGAAGACCCCGGCGTGGGCGCCTGCTTCGCATCCGCGATGCGCGCGCGGACGACGGAGCTGCGGTTGCGGGGATCCACCCGCGCGTCCAGCGCGACGATCTCCGCGAGCACCGGCGGACGGTCCCCGCCGGCAAGGATCTCCACATGGTCCCCCTCCTTGAGCCCCGCCACCACCACCTGGGTCACGGTGAAATCCACATGCACCGCGTCATCCACTCCCTGCAGGGTGGTGAGCTGGCTCCCCTCCTCCAGATACTGGCCCGGGTGGACGTCGGAAATGCCGATGCGGGCGCGGAACGGCGCGGTGATGGTCTTGCGCACCATGACCGCCTTTGTCCGGGCCGCCTGGGCCAGGGCGATGTCGCGCTCCGCCTGCGCGCGCTCCAGGTCCACCACCGGCGCGGCGTCCTCCCCGGAGAGCCGCTGCATGCGCTTGAGCGTGGTTTCCGCCAGGGCGATCTGGGCTTCCTGCGCGCGCAGCTCCGCCTCCTCCACGGAAACGTCCAGCGCCACCAGCACGGTGCCCGCTTCCACGATCTTGCCCGGGGTGAGGTCCGCCTTCACCACCGTGCCCGCCATTTCATTGCGCAGGGTGACGGAGCGCAGGGCCAGCACCGTGCCCACCGCCACGGTGGAGCTGCGGTGGTCCACCTCCCCGGCCGGGACGGTGACGATGCTTTCCGCCGGCTCCGGCATCGCGGCGGCGGCCTCCATGGATTTTTTGATATCGGCCCGCTTCCATGCGGTGAGACCGACGGCGGCGGCACCGAGCGCACCGATGAGGACGAGGGAGATGATCCAGGAACTGGCTTTCATGGGAGTGGTCGTGGCAGAGGTTCGGGGAAGACGGGAAAGGGACGCTTGGGAAATCAGGAGGACGTTCATTCAGGCATCGGCGGATGGCGGAGGCGTCGTTATCTGGACGTCGAACGTCTCCGGCTTCTCCACGGCGAGGGCGACGATGCGCTCCAAGGTGCAGCGCAGGCGGTCGAGAGCCTCCTGGTCCACAGGCCGCAGGCGCATCACCCAGTAGAACCAGAGGCCGTCGATGGCGGCCATGACGATCTCCGCGACATGGTCCG comes from the Luteolibacter sp. SL250 genome and includes:
- a CDS encoding FAD-dependent oxidoreductase; its protein translation is MSSLHDVLVVGGGSAGLAAAVTAARTGARTLLLERYGYLGGMGTASLVHTFCGLYLLREESGAVLANPGFATEMAERMMAATGLGPLRMGRVDVLPQHPVEFVRIADEITAAEASLETLFHTEVLAARRDGGQWHVTVGGRGGVRDISATALVDASGDAVVAGFLGGGAEMTESPGLQRPAYVFGIQGMPGFDDAARLQAAGWIVEGVRKGMLPKSAMGLSFRASGRPGEIFGSLDLTGGESVSGYDPLDPRCLSSLESGGRKIAADVLRFLSGSSDGWREAYISQWPVRAGVRESRRWIGEYVLAAEDLLEGRRFNDEIALATWPMELRETVKGPKLRYPRDNRPAGIPLRCLKARGIPGLFVAGRCLSADHEAQASIRVMGTCFATGGAAGEAAAEWARTGSF
- a CDS encoding ABC transporter substrate-binding protein, with amino-acid sequence MLTLIAALPASALEKVTLQLKWTHQFQFAGYYAAVEKGYYREAGLDVEIREALPEQDTAREVTKGNADFGVGTSNLVLLRAQGEPVVVLGVIYQHSPFVLISTQASGIQDIHELSRRKIMMELDAAELLAYFKHEGIDVSKVDVRPHTFRLEDLLEDKVQGMACYSTDQPFFLKEKGIPYQVFNPRAGGIDFYGDNLFTTEKQIRENPERVKRFLDASLRGWKYAMAHQEEMVDLILKKYPQDHSRDHLLFEAAESVKLIHPELIELGYVNPGRWESIVKAYADLGFLKDKVDLKSFIYERDPKPDLRWVYWSLGAIAVVAAAFGLWTLMTARMNRLLREEVAARKDAEARALAENAAKSRFLSVLAHEVRTPLSGILSSLWLYKTSETQEEKDQVVEIAEMSSNHLLRLVDNTLDHSKLEAAKMDVEKMPVIIDEFLDRIVELFHAAANAKAISLEMEIDPAMPDTITTDPTRLRQILSNLISNAVKFTSKGGVKVVATQETPYSTVEFKVQDTGPGISPDQTEKIFEPYAQADPSVSREHGGTGLGLSISSQLARLLGGEVRVESKPGEGATFTLSIPDMNKK
- a CDS encoding LytTR family DNA-binding domain-containing protein is translated as MGLRIRVMVVDDVAVQRMVMRRLIGQHSFLEWIGEADGAEKALVMIDELNPDVLLLDVQMPGLTGLELFASLKNPPKVVFASAWPTYAVDAFTLDAVDYLLKPVSPERFASTAKRLERLFTEDENPAVRHEPMDRICVRSTERTIFLPLPTVASLKADGDFTWVRDVQQPAILACRRIGEFEEILPSPPFIRLDRSLIINLERVAKVERLSRNGAQVWLRGLEEPVEIGRTALARLQEVMKVP
- a CDS encoding CSLREA domain-containing protein, with the translated sequence MKFRSLLPLLLILPAEAGAQVQTGPRFVVSTLADRNNGTALTGDCTLREAIGAAATSGQPAIIVFAENLGGTLTLSPALGQLSLSSPVSILGPGARALTVSGGGALRVFGVSGGPHLISGITISGGKVTAMNQSGGGISSSGDLVIQDCSISGNQVQSPAYFVSSGGGIFVNGGTLTLVRSSVSGNTATGMNVSGNRYGYDAMGAGVHVASGIFTARSSTFQGNTATGGSGTSRTGWACGGIYNNGTTVLRNCTVSGNTATATDAPGIGGIFSAGGNCTLSSTVVAANTVTGYARHRDVRGAFTSDGYNFIGATNGFPAGEHEVRAFAQATDLTGTEQSPRDPKLGAFQSNGGSTNTMLPLADSPLVDQGKTTAEALDDQRGRSRFVDDAAIPNAAGGDGADIGAVEYGAPIDLPTIEFTAGGAVIRLKGERGMNHTFEYSDDLDDPWTPFGGVIFSDGGGNLTVLDPFNPGPRPPRRFYRAVPAP
- a CDS encoding efflux RND transporter permease subunit, with the protein product MKSFTDIFIKFPVLAIVVNLVIVLVGWRAIYSLPVQQFPKLESSSVIITTVYYGASAETVRGFLTTPIEKVVSQIGGVDHVESTSRAGTSIVTVRLKLNHDTTAALAEVTARLQQVRAELPAEAEPPLVEIQRADRPYATFYLSFTSTERDVPAMTDWLTRTMQPQFSTLPGVQRVTLEGARPIAMRVWIDPDRLAALNLSPGDVQNALVRNNFLAAVGRTKGNLVEINLLANTDLRTEQEFSNIIVSEREGSIVRLSDVADVKLGAEEPDYVAKENKQESVYLGVWPLVGSNEIEIQQALTAKMEEIQATLPKDMRMKLVYDGTMFMRSALKEISKTLLETVLIVGLAVFLFLGSIRTALVPLIAMPISLIGAAAIMLALGFSLNLLTILAIVLAVGLVVDDAIVVVENIERHVREGKSRMQAALLGARELQGPIVAMTITLAAVYAPIGFQGGLTGSLFLEFAITLAAAVVVSGFVALTLSPVMSSKFIHAGGHEGRLTKFVNRIFDKVKAAYGVALDGALRIRWVIVGVSFVVMLAAVPFYLFSQREMAPVEDQSHISVFMDTSPDSTVEASNRDSMAVVDAVTSMPEAEYMWSLTTNWGGFGGMSAKDWKDRGRTTEEMYGELFGRVSQVPGIRVFPRLDPPLPTPGQYDVELVLLTDGPVEDLLPVAQQVIGAGFASGQFLYVDTDLKIDRPEARVNIDREQLADLGLDLAAVGQELGTLLGGAYVNRFNYFDRSYKVIPQLGDENRSAVGPLLDMKIKTPAGDLLPVSSFATVEARTSPRTLNRFQQQNAVKIFGGVAPGVTKEAGLRVLEDAAKKAMGKDLVMDHAGESRQIRKEGSALVVTLGFAIILIYLVLAAQFHSFRDPLIVLLGSVPLAISGALVFTFLGFTTINIYSQVGLITLVGLIAKNGILIVEFANELQTRGLEKVEALKEAALTRLRPVLMTTAATVFGHFPLVLVTGPGAEARNSIGIVLVTGMLVGTVFTLFVVPAFYVIIAAKHRRHEDEEAETEEIPAAAPLATA
- a CDS encoding efflux RND transporter periplasmic adaptor subunit — encoded protein: MKASSWIISLVLIGALGAAAVGLTAWKRADIKKSMEAAAAMPEPAESIVTVPAGEVDHRSSTVAVGTVLALRSVTLRNEMAGTVVKADLTPGKIVEAGTVLVALDVSVEEAELRAQEAQIALAETTLKRMQRLSGEDAAPVVDLERAQAERDIALAQAARTKAVMVRKTITAPFRARIGISDVHPGQYLEEGSQLTTLQGVDDAVHVDFTVTQVVVAGLKEGDHVEILAGGDRPPVLAEIVALDARVDPRNRSSVVRARIADAKQAPTPGSSVRVRVPVGEARKVVTVPVSALRRGPEGDHVFVVANDPKGNPRSQQRLVKSGPMNGDFIVIESGLKPGEIVATAGSFKLREGALVAVAAAPKAAAAGQAN